The following proteins come from a genomic window of Carassius auratus strain Wakin chromosome 18, ASM336829v1, whole genome shotgun sequence:
- the LOC113118705 gene encoding bone morphogenetic protein 2-like yields the protein MFPASLLVLMILLLPHVSSGQQEGPSQKHESLGSPLEPSLAHTIQNLLLTRLGLQSHSNPSTEAQVPQYLLDLYRFHTQQYHLVEDPEFSFPSQHVQGANTIRCFHHTDSTVLSVPEEQKTTGDSIHIGFNLSSIPLEESVVSAELRFLHEGSSKDSTHVVSLYLSNNDPASKPTLIHSRRLTRDQKTAELWETFPLDGEVFQNLSERSGSLSFILDIIADNNSSLYKERHLRVRRSTGQDEHSWAKQRPLLVTYSHDGRSEPFMPLKKQTPAGRRGRGRWTRGRFKGDRGQGSDTGWRVGWNERRVKRHGGRAAKLKRLSRSRCRRHPLYVDFKDVGWNKWIVAPSGYDAFFCLGECRFPLADHMNSSSHAMVQTLVNSVNGAVPRACCVPTALSPIALLYLDQEERVVLKNYQDMVVEGCGCR from the exons ATGTTCCCTGCTAGCCTACTGGTTCTGATGATCCTGCTGCTACCTCATGTCTCATCAGGTCAACAGGAGGGTCCCAGTCAGAAACATGAAAGCCTTGGTAGTCCTCTGGAACCTAGCTTGGCCCATACCATTCAAAACCTCCTGCTGACCCGCTTGGGTCTACAGTCACACTCCAACCCCAGTACAGAGGCACAGGTGCCCCAGTATCTTCTAGACCTGTATCGGTTCCACACTCAACAGTACCATCTCGTTGAAGACCCAGAGTTTAGCTTCCCATCCCAGCATGTGCAAGGAGCCAACACAATCCGATGCTTTCACCACACAG ATTCTACAGTCCTGAGTGTTCCAGAAGAGCAGAAAACGACAGGGGACAGCATTCACATTGGCTTCAATCTGTCCTCCATTCCGTTAGAAGAGAGTGTGGTGTCGGCAGAGCTCCGTTTCCTGCACGAAGGATCAAGTAAAGACTCAACTCACGTGGTCAGCCTTTATCTTTCCAACAACGACCCTGCATCAAAGCCCACACTGATCCATTCTCGCCGACTTACTAGAGATCAAAAGACGGCAGAACTCTGGGAAACCTTTCCCTTGGATGGAGAAGTGTTTCAGAATCTATCTGAGAGGTCAGGGAGCCTGTCTTTCATTCTGGACATTATTGCTGACAATAACAGCAGCCTTTACAAAGAGAGACATCTGCGGGTTCGCAGGTCCACTGGGCAAGATGAGCACAGCTGGGCAAAGCAGAGGCCGTTGCTGGTAACTTACAGTCACGATGGCCGCAGCGAGCCATTTATGCCCCTTAAAAAGCAGACCCCTGCTGGCAGACGAGGCAGGGGCAGATGGACCAGAGGCAGGTTTAAGGGTGATAGGGGTCAGGGCTCTGACACAGGTTGGCGGGTGGGATGGAATGAAAGGCGGGTGAAACGACATGGTGGGAGGGCTGCCAAGCTCAAACGGCTCTCCCGTTCTCGCTGCCGTCGACACCCGCTGTATGTGGACTTCAAAGATGTAGGCTGGAATAAATGGATCGTGGCCCCATCCGGTTACGATGCTTTCTTTTGCCTCGGAGAGTGCCGCTTCCCACTGGCTGACCATATGAATTCATCTAGCCATGCTATGGTGCAAACGCTGGTCAACTCCGTAAACGGGGCTGTCCCGCGGGCCTGCTGTGTGCCAACGGCCCTTAGCCCCATCGCCCTCCTTTACCTGGACCAGGAGGAACGTGTGGTTCTGAAAAACTATCAAGACATGGTGGTGGAGGGCTGCGGCTGTCGATAG